From Polynucleobacter sp. MWH-Braz-FAM2G, a single genomic window includes:
- a CDS encoding ion channel, whose protein sequence is MRKFHFSRRPARINLDEYRATLSRSEVARPENNFYHWLLGTSWTSFLLLVVFVYLSTNLLFAVAYLACGDGAITHAQPGSLLDVFFFSVQTMATIGYGRMTPIGHWANAIVTFEAFFGIVYSALTTGLAFARFTRPTAGIRFSKVAVVGSHDGVQTFKFRVANDRSSHIVEAQLRLWLIAESMTSEGERYRRSVELALHRSESPVFSLTWTAMHSIDENSALREYLGRSAIERQWHLLITFTGYHESLANQVYARHVYLPKDVQQNATFVDIVTALPDGDREIDLTNFDKWIPYSSDK, encoded by the coding sequence GTGCGTAAATTCCATTTCAGTCGTCGTCCAGCGCGGATTAACTTAGATGAATATCGCGCTACCCTTTCGCGCTCAGAAGTAGCGCGTCCCGAGAATAATTTTTACCATTGGCTTTTAGGCACTAGTTGGACTAGCTTTTTATTGCTAGTAGTATTTGTTTATCTCAGTACTAATCTCTTATTTGCAGTTGCCTATTTGGCTTGTGGAGATGGTGCCATTACACACGCTCAGCCAGGTTCTTTATTGGACGTCTTTTTCTTTAGCGTCCAAACAATGGCGACAATTGGATATGGGCGCATGACTCCAATTGGCCATTGGGCTAATGCGATTGTGACCTTCGAAGCGTTCTTTGGTATTGTTTATTCTGCGTTGACTACCGGTTTAGCCTTTGCGCGCTTTACACGTCCGACAGCAGGTATACGCTTCTCCAAAGTGGCTGTTGTGGGAAGTCATGATGGTGTACAGACATTTAAGTTTCGTGTAGCAAATGATCGAAGTTCACATATTGTTGAGGCGCAGTTGCGTCTATGGTTGATTGCTGAAAGCATGACTTCAGAAGGTGAACGCTATCGTCGCTCCGTTGAATTGGCTTTACATCGCTCTGAGAGTCCTGTGTTTTCTTTGACATGGACTGCGATGCATAGCATTGACGAGAATAGCGCCTTACGAGAGTATTTGGGTCGGTCCGCTATTGAACGTCAATGGCATTTGCTCATTACTTTTACTGGCTATCATGAGAGTTTGGCAAATCAGGTATATGCCCGCCATGTGTATTTGCCAAAAGATGTGCAGCAAAATGCGACCTTCGTCGATATAGTCACAGCGTTACCAGACGGTGATCGAGAGATTGATTTAACCAATTTTGATAAGTGGATTCCGTATTCATCGGATAAGTAA